CATGGGCGGTGCCGGGCATACCCTGAAGAATTTTGGTCAGATCCGGCAGGCCGTAATCCGGCAGATGTTTGAGGCTACCGGCGCGGGTATTGAGAATGCGCTGCATGTTATCGAGCACCGACAAAATGACCTGATTTTCTTCGCTGACCGCATCCAGCGGCAGGCCGCCGTCGAAATTGCCGTAGAGTATTTCATAGAGCGATGGCGAGAGAGGGGTTTCGGGCATCATTTTCTCCTTCCATGAATAAGGTGATGACTTAGCTGCATAACACGGCGGCGCGCGCCGGATCGATGGCGATAAGTGCCGCCAGCAGCTGTTCCATATCAGTTTGCAGGCGCGCTTTCTCCGCGTCGCTACGCCCGGCTTTCATACGCAGCAACCGCAGCCGTCTGGCACCCACTTCAAAAAGCAGCGCCGGCTCCCATTGTGCAAGCGTCATTTGCGACGCGCCCGCGTCCAGCGCGGCAAGCAGATGCAGCGCCAGATCGTTTTTGCCGTATTGCTCCGCCAGACGCGCCATCAGCAGGCGCAAAAGCCAGCGCTGGCGCGGTGTGGTGAGCGCGGGCCGGGTCTGTAGCCAGCCGAGTGCTGCGTCAATACCGTCGCTGTCGGCGAGCGCGACGGCTTCCGGCTCCAGTTGCAGTACCTCGTCATCGGCGGCGCTGCCAGCGTCCACAACGTGCGCTGCGTCAGGGCCGGAGGCATTCTCGCGCACCTGCTGCGCGATCCAGTGTTGCGTTACCTCATCGGCAAACGGCGTGCCGTCGCTAAACGCCAGCGTCTCAAGGCCGGGCAGCCGGTTTAACAGCCCGTTCAGATCGGCGCGAATGATGCCTGCCAGTGTCTCCTTACCAGACTTCTGCAGCGCTTCGTGAAGATACCACTGCAAATCGAGCCACAGATGGCTGGCACCGCGCGCAAAGAGGCTGTCGGCCTGCTCCAGCAGCTCAAGCCAGCTCTGCTGAAGCCAGAGCCTCTTCAACAATGCGCGCTGGTCGGCCTTCGGGGGTTCTATGCGGGTGCGTCCGTCGCCTGCGAGCGGCGGCAACTGGTGAAGGGTGTCGTGACGCAGGCTTTTCATCATGCGGTGGGCGGCGAGCCAGCCGTCAGGCTGATTACGCAGGTAGTCGGCAAGCTGACGGGCCTGATCCAGCAGATCGCGCCCGGACGTAATTGCGCTGATAACAGGCGCAGCCGTGGGCTGCGACGCGTTGCTGTCGCTGGTGGTTTGCGGCACCACCGCATCCACGCCGCCCGCTTTCATCAGCCGCGCTTCCAGCGCGCCGTAAAGCGCGCTTAATGACGGACGCGCGGAAGGCTCCTCCTGCGCCAGCGCCTGTTCAATCAACAACAGCGCGCCCGCGGTGCGCCGGGCGTCATCGCGCGTCACTTCCGGGTAAAGCGACAGGCTGTCGAGCACGCGCGAGCCCGCAAGCCACTCCAGCGCCGCCTGACGACTGCGCGCGCGCTGCGGGTGCAACGACGTGCCAAAACGCGCAAGCAGCGCGGCGAGCAGTTCCAGCCCTTCGGCAAAACCAGCCTCGCCCTCCTGGTGCAGCCGCGACCACGCATAATAG
This sequence is a window from Cronobacter sakazakii. Protein-coding genes within it:
- the tssA gene encoding type VI secretion system protein TssA, with translation MASLQTVLESCQAQTDELAAQAQARLALWEKWLQPIITTAPTGDDPGYDDDFQQIREEVNKLSGADLTLIGELAEKVLITASKDIRVATYYAWSRLHQEGEAGFAEGLELLAALLARFGTSLHPQRARSRQAALEWLAGSRVLDSLSLYPEVTRDDARRTAGALLLIEQALAQEEPSARPSLSALYGALEARLMKAGGVDAVVPQTTSDSNASQPTAAPVISAITSGRDLLDQARQLADYLRNQPDGWLAAHRMMKSLRHDTLHQLPPLAGDGRTRIEPPKADQRALLKRLWLQQSWLELLEQADSLFARGASHLWLDLQWYLHEALQKSGKETLAGIIRADLNGLLNRLPGLETLAFSDGTPFADEVTQHWIAQQVRENASGPDAAHVVDAGSAADDEVLQLEPEAVALADSDGIDAALGWLQTRPALTTPRQRWLLRLLMARLAEQYGKNDLALHLLAALDAGASQMTLAQWEPALLFEVGARRLRLLRMKAGRSDAEKARLQTDMEQLLAALIAIDPARAAVLCS